In Deinococcus puniceus, one genomic interval encodes:
- a CDS encoding pseudouridine synthase: MNPPIENDKTNAGGSNSGTNAERLQKRLARAGVASRRAAEELITAGRVTVNGEVATLGRTVTPIDEVRVDGSLIETATTERVTFILHKPSGYVTTAHDELGRHTVMEAMPNVPGLHPVGRLDMDSEGLLLLTTDGDLTLTLTHPRYGHEKAYRAWTDGEYPPTQEELDGLIEGVLLEDGVAKAIDATPARVGAFVTIGDGRKRQVRRMLDAIGHPVIRLMRYRIGGLWLGDLEPGEYRELSERELYNLQNPDRVPPHVRERDERETMGRWG; the protein is encoded by the coding sequence ATGAACCCGCCTATAGAGAACGACAAGACCAATGCTGGCGGAAGTAACTCCGGCACCAACGCTGAACGCCTGCAAAAGCGTCTGGCCCGTGCTGGAGTGGCTTCTCGCCGCGCCGCCGAAGAACTGATTACCGCTGGCCGCGTGACCGTCAACGGTGAAGTGGCTACGCTGGGCCGCACCGTTACGCCGATAGATGAAGTGCGCGTGGACGGCAGCCTGATCGAGACGGCCACCACCGAGCGCGTCACCTTTATTCTGCACAAGCCGTCCGGCTACGTGACCACTGCCCACGACGAACTGGGGCGGCACACCGTGATGGAAGCCATGCCCAACGTGCCCGGCCTGCATCCGGTGGGGCGGCTGGACATGGACAGCGAAGGCCTGCTGCTCCTGACCACCGACGGAGACCTGACCCTCACCCTGACCCATCCGCGCTACGGCCACGAAAAAGCCTACCGCGCTTGGACAGACGGCGAATATCCGCCCACGCAGGAGGAGCTTGACGGCCTGATCGAGGGCGTGCTGCTGGAAGACGGCGTCGCTAAAGCCATCGACGCCACCCCGGCCCGCGTGGGCGCCTTCGTGACCATCGGTGACGGGCGCAAAAGGCAGGTGCGCCGCATGCTGGACGCCATCGGCCACCCAGTTATCCGCCTGATGCGCTACCGGATCGGCGGCCTGTGGCTGGGAGACCTCGAACCCGGCGAATACCGCGAACTGAGCGAGCGCGAACTGTACAATCTTCAGAACCCAGACCGTGTGCCGCCGCATGTGCGCGAGCGGGACGAGCGGGAAACGATGGGGCGCTGGGGGTAA
- the rsmH gene encoding 16S rRNA (cytosine(1402)-N(4))-methyltransferase RsmH codes for MTESDLIPDLPESDLSEDLQDDPSGTFSHVPVLAAEVVAALSPAPGKVYIDGTLGGAGHTRLLLEAGAAVYGIDQDPFALARAREAGLPGLTVLEGNYRDMAALLAGAGVSQVDGVLLDIGVSSFQLDDGGRGFSYHTDAPLDMRMSQSGESAYDVVNGYEEAELASIIYEYGEDRLSRRIARGIVYAREQAPIESTVRLAEIIKRAYPGFSKGIHPARRTFQALRIHVNDELGALRDGLCAASSLLSPGGRLAVISFHSLEDRIVKRFVLGDETLTPLTKRPVIAAEAEQASNPRARSAKLRAAEKKATPVGEV; via the coding sequence ATGACTGAATCCGACCTGATCCCCGATCTTCCCGAATCCGACCTCTCTGAAGACCTGCAAGACGACCCAAGCGGCACGTTTTCCCATGTGCCCGTGCTGGCTGCCGAAGTGGTGGCGGCCCTTTCTCCCGCGCCCGGCAAAGTGTACATAGACGGCACGCTGGGCGGCGCGGGCCATACCCGGCTGCTGCTGGAGGCGGGCGCGGCGGTGTACGGCATAGACCAAGACCCGTTTGCATTGGCTCGGGCGCGCGAAGCAGGCTTGCCGGGCCTGACCGTGCTGGAGGGCAATTACCGCGATATGGCGGCGCTGTTGGCCGGGGCAGGCGTGTCGCAAGTCGACGGCGTGCTGCTCGATATCGGCGTCAGTTCTTTTCAGCTCGACGATGGCGGGCGCGGCTTTTCCTACCACACCGACGCGCCGCTGGACATGCGAATGAGCCAGTCGGGGGAAAGCGCCTACGACGTGGTCAACGGCTACGAAGAGGCGGAACTGGCCTCCATTATTTATGAGTACGGCGAAGACCGCCTGTCGCGCCGGATCGCGCGCGGCATCGTGTACGCCCGCGAGCAGGCCCCGATAGAAAGCACGGTGCGGCTGGCCGAGATCATCAAACGGGCCTATCCCGGCTTCAGCAAAGGCATTCACCCAGCGCGGCGTACCTTTCAGGCGCTCCGAATTCACGTCAACGATGAACTCGGTGCCCTGCGCGACGGCCTCTGCGCGGCGTCTTCGCTCCTCTCTCCCGGTGGGCGCTTGGCCGTCATCAGTTTTCATTCCCTAGAAGACCGGATCGTAAAGCGCTTCGTGCTGGGCGACGAAACCCTGACGCCCCTGACCAAGCGCCCCGTAATCGCCGCCGAAGCCGAGCAGGCCAGCAATCCGCGTGCCCGCAGCGCCAAATTGCGGGCTGCCGAGAAGAAGGCCACGCCTGTGGGTGAAGTGTGA
- a CDS encoding alpha-amylase family glycosyl hydrolase: MPKPLLSSRPAAGLSSQVIRRTLLLSALLSSVANAQTAAAASSFEGQIIYQVMPDRFADGNTANNAGVDRNNPRAWHGGDLPGLTAKLPYIQNLGATALWMTPVYRQQASNSFETAAYHGYWPADFQDIDPHFGTLNDFDTLIGATQKAGMRVVLDQVINHYGYAADVVKQQPAWFNGEAECAATTNKDVDCALAGLPDLKQSSPEVQQVLFGAADFWRARGVSAFRYDAIKHVERPFLNALLARDRAAGTWTLGEWYDADTGTVAEWQRAGFDSLFLFSLQAAMRDAIMSGQGLDRVAGVLARAEELQRPGEVALFLDNHDVPRFANGTLFEDDGQARTKYGLRALMTLRGVPVIWQGTEIAMRGGTDPDNRRDMRFEADWTPAERSVYEVARAAIAARKASPSLSRGAQKLLPVPLKLESDLLLFTRELNGEPVLAAWHNGKARQSYSIRLSSLGLTLGNLAATRSLFAGQDAKISVSGGWLHLSLPGRDAAAFALK; this comes from the coding sequence ATGCCCAAGCCATTGCTCTCCTCACGGCCTGCCGCTGGCCTGTCGTCTCAAGTCATCCGGCGCACGCTGTTGCTGTCGGCGTTGCTGTCGTCCGTTGCCAATGCCCAAACTGCCGCAGCTGCGTCCAGTTTCGAGGGCCAGATCATCTATCAGGTCATGCCTGACCGCTTCGCTGATGGCAACACGGCCAACAATGCTGGCGTAGACCGCAACAATCCGCGTGCGTGGCATGGCGGCGACTTGCCCGGACTGACGGCCAAATTGCCCTACATCCAGAATCTGGGCGCAACAGCCCTGTGGATGACGCCGGTGTACCGCCAGCAGGCCAGCAATTCCTTCGAGACGGCGGCCTATCACGGCTACTGGCCCGCCGATTTTCAGGACATAGACCCGCATTTCGGCACCCTGAACGACTTCGACACCCTGATCGGGGCCACCCAGAAGGCCGGAATGCGCGTCGTCCTCGATCAGGTCATCAACCATTACGGGTACGCGGCAGACGTGGTGAAGCAGCAACCCGCGTGGTTTAACGGCGAGGCCGAGTGCGCCGCGACCACCAACAAGGACGTGGACTGCGCGTTGGCGGGTCTGCCCGACCTCAAACAGTCCAGTCCAGAGGTTCAGCAGGTGTTGTTCGGGGCCGCCGACTTCTGGCGGGCGCGGGGCGTGAGTGCCTTCCGCTACGACGCGATCAAGCACGTGGAGCGCCCGTTTTTGAATGCATTGCTGGCCCGTGACCGCGCTGCCGGAACATGGACTTTGGGCGAGTGGTACGACGCCGATACAGGCACGGTAGCCGAGTGGCAACGGGCCGGATTCGACAGCCTGTTCCTGTTCAGTCTTCAAGCCGCCATGCGCGATGCCATCATGAGCGGGCAGGGCCTTGACCGGGTAGCAGGCGTGCTGGCGCGGGCCGAAGAACTCCAGCGCCCCGGCGAAGTGGCCCTGTTTCTGGACAACCATGACGTGCCGCGCTTTGCCAACGGCACCCTCTTTGAAGATGATGGTCAGGCCCGTACCAAATACGGCCTGCGTGCGCTGATGACCTTGCGCGGCGTGCCCGTGATCTGGCAGGGCACCGAGATCGCCATGCGCGGCGGCACCGACCCCGACAACCGCCGCGACATGCGCTTTGAGGCCGATTGGACGCCCGCCGAACGCAGCGTCTATGAGGTGGCCCGCGCCGCCATCGCCGCACGCAAGGCCAGCCCTTCGCTGAGCCGGGGGGCACAAAAGCTGCTGCCCGTGCCGCTTAAATTGGAGAGTGACTTGCTGCTCTTTACCCGCGAACTGAACGGCGAGCCTGTGTTGGCCGCGTGGCACAACGGCAAGGCCCGCCAGTCGTATTCCATTCGCCTCTCGTCGCTGGGTCTGACTTTGGGGAATCTGGCGGCCACACGCAGCCTGTTCGCGGGTCAGGATGCCAAAATCAGCGTCAGCGGCGGCTGGCTACATCTGAGTTTGCCGGGGCGGGATGCGGCGGCGTTTGCATTGAAATAG
- the mraZ gene encoding division/cell wall cluster transcriptional repressor MraZ, whose protein sequence is MPFGEYPYTIDDKGRVVLPPTFRDFVEDGMILTRGMEGCLYVFPLSSWRRVEEQLENLPLTDAGSRSFVRFFYSGANKAKLDNQFRVSVPQTLRSFAALEDDVIVAGAPGRLELWNPARWEAAIIAVQDNPPNPELLANFVA, encoded by the coding sequence GTGCCGTTCGGAGAATACCCGTACACAATCGACGACAAAGGCCGTGTGGTGTTGCCCCCCACGTTCCGCGATTTCGTCGAGGACGGCATGATCCTGACACGCGGCATGGAAGGCTGCCTGTACGTGTTTCCGCTGTCCAGTTGGCGGCGCGTAGAAGAACAGCTGGAAAACTTGCCCCTCACCGACGCCGGATCTCGTTCCTTCGTGCGGTTTTTTTACTCTGGGGCAAACAAGGCGAAGCTGGACAACCAATTCCGGGTATCGGTGCCGCAAACGCTGCGGTCTTTTGCGGCCCTAGAAGACGACGTGATCGTAGCGGGCGCTCCCGGCAGGTTGGAACTCTGGAATCCGGCCCGCTGGGAAGCCGCCATTATCGCCGTGCAGGACAATCCCCCCAATCCCGAACTGCTCGCCAACTTTGTCGCGTAA
- a CDS encoding RlpA-like double-psi beta-barrel domain-containing protein, whose translation MTVGVAAATPALPAPELAADSVRDVLTVVPPAVTAPAQAAAPRPAAPAAAQATAAQNRAAAVAQATRAAPARPAAPVVRAAAPTRVVPTPTPLAQAAPVRTGRTAIVRATAYNSLAGQTDSTPFITATGTRTRPGVVALSRDLLRTFPYGSKIMLEDMSGRYNNMLRGRIFVVEDTMAARKTNSLDIWMGTRSEAIQFGARTLRITAVR comes from the coding sequence TTGACCGTTGGAGTGGCCGCTGCCACGCCCGCCTTGCCTGCCCCCGAACTGGCCGCCGATTCGGTCAGAGACGTGCTGACGGTTGTGCCTCCCGCTGTGACTGCCCCGGCGCAGGCTGCCGCGCCCCGTCCGGCGGCCCCCGCTGCGGCTCAGGCGACAGCCGCCCAGAACCGCGCCGCTGCTGTGGCTCAGGCCACCCGCGCCGCGCCTGCCCGCCCCGCCGCTCCTGTGGTGCGTGCTGCCGCGCCTACCCGCGTGGTACCCACTCCCACGCCGCTCGCGCAGGCTGCCCCAGTTCGTACAGGCCGCACCGCCATCGTGCGGGCCACCGCCTACAACAGCCTCGCGGGCCAGACCGACAGCACGCCGTTTATTACGGCCACCGGCACCCGCACCCGCCCCGGCGTAGTGGCCCTCAGCCGCGACCTCCTGCGTACCTTCCCTTACGGCAGCAAAATCATGCTGGAAGACATGAGCGGACGCTACAACAACATGCTCCGGGGCCGCATTTTCGTCGTGGAAGATACGATGGCCGCCCGCAAGACCAACAGCCTCGACATCTGGATGGGCACCCGCAGTGAGGCCATTCAGTTCGGCGCACGTACCCTCCGCATTACCGCTGTTCGCTAA
- the gatA gene encoding Asp-tRNA(Asn)/Glu-tRNA(Gln) amidotransferase subunit GatA, which translates to MSVPATPSSTDGPQPSATDLARAVLAQDTTPQALLSNALARIDAAQHLNALISLNAGAEAHAQAVQARVQAGETLPLAGVPIIVKDNINVRGTRTTCGSRILANYTSPYDATVARRLVHAGAVIVGKANMDEFAMGSSTESSASGPTLNPWDTARVPGGSSGGSAVAVAANLTPISLGSDTGGSVRQPAAFTGVYGLKPTYGRVSRFGLVAYASSLDQIGPFARSAEDLALIMNVIAGHDPQDATSLHAPPQFAAGTPDDLRGLRVGVIRESLEGNTAGVESTLNATLDALRGAGASVQEVSIASVRHAIAAYYLIAMPEASSNLARYDGMTYGDRSTAPDVNTSMTLTREHGFGREVQRRILLGTYALSSGYYDAYYSKAMKVRGLIAQDFARAFADFDVLVTPTSPFPAFRHGEKSSDPLAMYAADVDTVAINLAGLPALSVPAGFETVDGVRLPVGIQFIAPTLKDEVLLTLAGGLEGVGAVQMEAPAGY; encoded by the coding sequence ATGTCTGTTCCCGCGACCCCTTCTTCTACCGACGGCCCCCAACCTTCTGCCACCGACTTGGCGCGTGCCGTGCTGGCGCAGGACACCACCCCGCAGGCCCTATTGTCGAACGCCTTGGCGCGTATTGACGCTGCCCAGCACCTGAACGCCCTGATCAGCCTGAATGCGGGGGCCGAGGCACATGCTCAGGCGGTGCAGGCACGGGTGCAGGCGGGCGAAACGTTGCCGCTGGCGGGCGTGCCCATCATCGTGAAGGACAACATCAACGTGCGCGGCACCCGGACGACTTGCGGCAGCCGGATTCTTGCCAATTACACCAGCCCCTACGACGCCACCGTGGCCCGCCGCTTAGTTCACGCGGGTGCGGTGATCGTGGGCAAGGCCAACATGGATGAATTTGCGATGGGCAGTTCCACCGAATCCAGCGCCAGCGGCCCCACCCTCAACCCTTGGGATACGGCCCGCGTACCGGGCGGCAGCAGCGGCGGAAGTGCGGTGGCTGTGGCAGCCAATCTCACGCCCATCAGTTTGGGCAGCGATACAGGCGGTAGCGTGCGCCAACCCGCCGCGTTTACGGGCGTGTATGGCCTGAAACCTACTTATGGGCGCGTCAGCCGGTTTGGATTGGTGGCCTATGCCAGCAGTCTCGATCAGATCGGGCCGTTTGCCCGCAGCGCCGAAGACCTCGCCCTGATCATGAACGTGATTGCCGGACACGACCCACAGGATGCCACCAGCCTCCACGCGCCCCCGCAGTTTGCCGCTGGAACCCCCGACGACTTGCGCGGCCTGCGCGTCGGCGTGATTCGCGAGAGTTTGGAAGGCAATACGGCGGGCGTGGAAAGCACCCTCAACGCTACGCTAGACGCCCTACGCGGAGCCGGGGCCAGCGTGCAGGAAGTCAGCATTGCCAGCGTGCGGCACGCCATCGCTGCCTATTACCTGATCGCCATGCCCGAAGCCAGCAGCAACCTCGCCCGCTACGACGGCATGACCTACGGTGACCGCTCAACCGCCCCCGACGTCAATACCAGCATGACCCTGACCCGCGAACACGGCTTCGGGCGGGAAGTACAGCGCCGTATCCTGCTTGGCACGTATGCCCTCAGCAGCGGTTACTACGACGCCTATTACTCCAAAGCCATGAAGGTACGCGGCCTGATCGCACAAGATTTTGCCCGCGCTTTTGCCGACTTCGATGTGTTGGTCACGCCCACTAGTCCCTTTCCGGCCTTCCGGCACGGCGAGAAATCCAGCGATCCACTCGCCATGTACGCCGCCGATGTGGATACGGTGGCGATCAACTTGGCCGGACTGCCCGCCCTGAGCGTCCCCGCCGGGTTTGAAACCGTAGACGGCGTGCGCCTGCCCGTAGGCATCCAGTTCATCGCGCCAACGCTGAAAGACGAAGTGCTGCTGACGCTGGCCGGGGGGCTAGAAGGTGTGGGAGCCGTGCAGATGGAAGCGCCAGCGGGGTATTGA
- a CDS encoding DUF423 domain-containing protein: protein MSAPRFAHQNALFAGLLLAAVGIGLGAFGAHALKARLDPAMLANFETGVRYQMYAALALIALGSQASIRRAPVLLLAGAIIFSGTLYILALTGQRWLGAVTPIGGALLIAGFVVAALEARGKGV, encoded by the coding sequence ATGTCTGCCCCCCGTTTTGCCCACCAGAACGCACTTTTTGCTGGTTTATTGCTGGCTGCTGTCGGGATAGGCCTCGGCGCGTTCGGCGCGCACGCCCTCAAAGCACGTCTAGATCCCGCTATGCTCGCCAACTTTGAAACCGGGGTGCGCTATCAGATGTACGCGGCCCTGGCCCTGATCGCACTGGGATCGCAAGCCAGCATTCGCCGTGCCCCAGTGTTGCTTTTGGCTGGAGCCATCATCTTCAGCGGTACGTTGTACATCTTGGCGCTGACCGGACAGCGTTGGCTGGGGGCCGTGACACCCATAGGCGGGGCGCTGCTAATCGCGGGGTTTGTGGTGGCGGCGCTGGAAGCAAGAGGGAAGGGCGTCTAA
- the truB gene encoding tRNA pseudouridine(55) synthase TruB, translating into MPVIAVDKPLNLTSHDVVGRARRALATKRVGHTGTLDPLATGVLVLCVNDSTKVVQFMDADSKDYLAWISLGAGTRTLDAEGPVDDTADVPPLTENGVRAILADFVGPLAQVPPQYSAIQVGGVRAYAVARAGGTLDLPARNVVIHSLELLGMYESVQAAPHAFSPTPQGWTPDAEGKTFPFPAPLGQFPTLLVRARVGSGTYLRSLARDVGAALGVPAHLSGLVRTRVGRYDLSAAANLEHLAQANRIPDLDALDFPRLEADERLARELRQGKRPQHTAQGRQVVTLNGELVAVVDGDGAELRVVRAWA; encoded by the coding sequence ATGCCCGTGATCGCCGTAGACAAGCCGCTGAACCTGACTTCTCATGACGTGGTGGGCCGCGCTCGGCGGGCGCTGGCAACCAAACGGGTGGGCCACACGGGCACGCTTGACCCGCTGGCAACGGGCGTACTCGTGCTGTGCGTGAACGACAGCACCAAAGTCGTGCAGTTCATGGACGCCGACAGCAAGGACTATCTGGCATGGATCAGCCTCGGCGCTGGCACACGCACGCTGGACGCCGAAGGCCCGGTAGACGACACCGCCGATGTGCCGCCCCTGACCGAAAACGGCGTGCGGGCAATCTTGGCCGATTTCGTGGGGCCGCTGGCGCAGGTGCCACCGCAGTACAGCGCCATTCAGGTGGGCGGCGTGCGGGCTTATGCGGTGGCGCGGGCCGGGGGCACACTGGACTTGCCCGCCCGCAACGTGGTCATTCATTCGCTGGAACTGCTGGGCATGTATGAGAGCGTGCAGGCCGCGCCCCACGCCTTCTCCCCTACCCCGCAGGGCTGGACGCCCGACGCGGAGGGCAAAACGTTTCCGTTTCCCGCCCCGTTGGGCCAGTTTCCTACGTTGCTGGTGCGTGCCCGCGTAGGCAGCGGCACCTATTTGCGCTCGTTGGCGCGAGATGTAGGCGCGGCGCTGGGGGTGCCTGCCCACCTGTCGGGGCTGGTGAGAACCCGCGTGGGCCGCTATGACCTGTCTGCCGCCGCCAACTTGGAACACTTGGCCCAAGCCAACAGAATTCCCGATTTGGACGCCCTCGATTTTCCACGCCTAGAGGCCGACGAACGCCTAGCCCGCGAACTGCGCCAAGGCAAACGCCCCCAGCACACGGCACAGGGGCGGCAAGTGGTCACGCTGAATGGGGAATTGGTAGCGGTGGTGGATGGCGACGGGGCAGAGTTGCGGGTGGTGCGGGCGTGGGCGTGA
- a CDS encoding peptidoglycan D,D-transpeptidase FtsI family protein, which produces MEVKIHNRSRVMQVLALIMFLSLVWAYAQLEWGLPQGIKRTVVQSRGAIVAADGSVLARSVGGKRVYPQGTLAGQVVGMMGSTEGLEGLEAAYNRSLEAGEDVKLTLDPRTQANAEAALAKGVKKHQAEYGSVVVIETRTGRVLAAASYPAFNPNDWRTYSPDARRNRPFLDVFEPGSTIKGLVVGAALNEGLTTPGTVYDTPMRRYVGGRWGSTIGDAVAHPTQLTTKQILRYSSNVGMSHIVEHFPAADLRDYLGQFGFGQDVAIPVVSTATGRLQPLRNWDDLVRATNSFGQGMSSTTLQLAAAFNVLANDGLYVSPRLVEGSGAGERREVLRPETARTMRGLLQAVIEDGIFHAAGIKGYALGGKTGTAQVVVDGKYSNSVYDSVFAGFFPADAPRVTVAVVVHGAKVNYHGSQLAAPIYRELASGTLSEWATAPTLPEKKPEQ; this is translated from the coding sequence GTGGAAGTAAAGATTCACAACCGCTCCCGTGTGATGCAGGTGCTGGCCCTCATCATGTTCCTGTCGTTGGTCTGGGCCTATGCTCAGCTGGAATGGGGGCTGCCGCAGGGCATCAAGCGCACGGTGGTGCAGTCTCGCGGGGCCATCGTGGCCGCCGACGGATCGGTGCTGGCCCGCAGTGTGGGCGGCAAACGGGTGTACCCGCAGGGCACGCTGGCCGGGCAAGTGGTGGGCATGATGGGCAGCACGGAAGGGCTGGAGGGGCTGGAAGCCGCCTACAACCGCTCGCTGGAAGCCGGAGAAGACGTGAAGCTGACGCTCGATCCCCGCACGCAGGCCAATGCCGAGGCCGCGCTGGCAAAAGGGGTCAAGAAGCATCAAGCTGAATACGGCTCCGTGGTGGTCATCGAAACCCGCACGGGCCGGGTGCTGGCGGCGGCCAGTTACCCCGCCTTCAATCCCAACGACTGGCGCACCTATAGCCCCGATGCCCGCCGCAACCGCCCCTTTCTGGATGTGTTCGAGCCGGGTTCCACCATCAAAGGACTGGTCGTGGGGGCCGCCCTGAACGAAGGCCTGACCACGCCCGGCACGGTCTACGACACGCCTATGCGCCGCTATGTGGGCGGGCGCTGGGGCAGCACCATCGGGGACGCGGTCGCTCACCCCACCCAACTGACCACCAAGCAAATCCTGCGCTACAGCAGCAACGTGGGCATGAGCCACATCGTCGAGCATTTTCCGGCTGCCGACCTGCGGGATTACCTCGGACAGTTCGGCTTTGGGCAAGATGTGGCGATTCCGGTGGTGTCCACAGCCACAGGCCGCCTGCAACCCCTGCGGAACTGGGACGATCTGGTGCGGGCCACCAATTCCTTCGGGCAGGGCATGAGCAGCACGACGCTGCAACTGGCCGCCGCCTTCAATGTGCTGGCCAACGACGGCCTGTATGTGTCGCCCCGGCTGGTCGAAGGCTCTGGCGCGGGCGAGCGCCGTGAAGTGCTGCGTCCCGAAACCGCCAGAACCATGCGCGGTCTGCTGCAAGCGGTCATCGAAGACGGAATCTTTCATGCGGCAGGAATCAAGGGCTACGCGCTGGGAGGCAAAACAGGAACGGCTCAGGTCGTCGTAGACGGCAAATACTCCAACAGCGTCTACGACAGCGTGTTCGCCGGGTTCTTTCCCGCCGACGCCCCCCGCGTCACGGTGGCTGTCGTAGTTCACGGCGCGAAGGTCAATTATCACGGCTCGCAACTGGCCGCGCCCATCTACCGCGAATTGGCGTCTGGCACATTGTCCGAGTGGGCAACCGCTCCCACCCTGCCCGAAAAGAAGCCTGAGCAGTAA